In Terriglobales bacterium, the genomic window CGCATCCGGAGCCCACGAAATCGCTGCCCCGCACGCGCAGCTCGCAAATGCTTTACATTAGTCGTTTGCCATTTTCACAACGGAGAGAAACTGCATGGCTCGTCAGCCCGGGACTTACGCCACCTTCGACACCAGCATGGGAAAGATCGTCTGCCGCCTGTTTGAAAAAGAAGCGCCGAATACGGTGAAGAACTTCATCGATCTAGCCGAAGGCAAGCGCGACTGGCGCGACAACGTGAGCGGAAAGAAAGGCCCCGGGCCTCTCTACAACGGGACTGTTTTCCATCGCGTGATCCCAAATTTCATGATCCAGGGGGGCGATCCCAGCGGTACTGGCATGGGTGGTCCGGGATACAAGTTTGCAGATGAAACCAAAGGCTCGCCGTATAAATTCGACAAACCAGGAAAGCTGGCGATGGCCAATGCCGGTCCCAACACAAACGGCAGCCAATTTTTCATCACCGTCGCAGCAACCGACTGGCTTACGGGAAACCACACCATCTTTGGAGAAGTCGTTGAAGGGCAGGACGTCGCAGACGCGATCACCAAAGTAAAGCGCAACGCGCAGGATCGACCGGCTCAGGATGTGAAGCTAAATTCAGTGTCGATCGAGAAGAGCTAACCGCAGGAGCGAACACGAAGGTCACGATGGTTCAAAACAAAAGGTCACGAAGAGGATTCTCCGTGACCTTTCTTTTTGAACCCTAGTGACCTTCGTGTTCGCTCTTCCCCGGTCAAACTCCAATTACCTTCACCAACTCCTGCACAGCATCAGCGCTCTTCTTCAGCGCCGCCTGTTCTTCGCTCGTCAGCTTAATCTGAATGATCTGTTCCAATCCGCGTGTGCCGAGTTTGCAAGGAACGCCCACGAAGAGCCCGTTGATGCCGTACTCGCCTTGGAGGTACGCGGCGCACGGCAGAATCTTCTTTTTGTCTTTGAGGATCGTCTCAACCATTTCCGTCGCAGCGGCTGATGGAGCGTAATAGGCGCTGCCGGTCTTGAGATACTTCACGATCTCAGCCCCGCCGTCGCGCGTGCGTTGCACCAGGCGATCGAGCGTAGCTTTGTCCATGAGTTCCGTAATGGGAATTCCGGCGACTGTCGAGTAGCGGGCCAGTGGAACCATCGTATCGCCGTGTCCGCCGAGTACGAAGGCTGTCACGTTCTCCACGCTGACTTTTAGCTCTTCCGCAATAAAGGTTCGGAATCGCGCGGAATCGAGTACGCCGGCCATGCCGATCACGCGCTCGCGGTTGAACTTGCTGATCTTGAAGGCCGCCTGCGCCATCGCGTCCAGAGGATTGGAGACGACGATCAGAATCGCGTTCGGCGAGTTGGCAACGACTTTGCCGACCACGTCCTGCATGATCTTGTAATTTGTATTCAGCAGATCGTCGCGGCTCATGCCTGGCTTGCGCGGAATGCCGGCTGTGATCACGACAATGTCGGAATTGGCCGTGTCAGCGTAGTCGTTCGTGCCGCGCACGTGCGAATCACGCTTCTCGATCGGCATCGCTTCGAGCAAATCGAGGCCTTTGCCTTGGGGAATGCCTTCGACAATATCGATGAGAACAACATCGGCGAGTTCTTTGGACGCAATCCAGTGCGCAGCCGTAGCTCCGACGTTTCCTGCGCCGACGATGGAGACTTTCTTTCGCATTCTTGCTAGCTCCTGTGCATTCGGAAATCGAAAATTAAAGATGAACACGGAGGACACGGAGGTCTTCCTCTGTCATTCCGAACGCCTGCTGTTGGCGTGAGGAATCCCTACCGACTTCAAAATGTGGCTGCAGCGATCATCGCAAACGATAGGGATTCCTCTCTCCTGCTCACGCAAAACGCGCGTGAGCATCCGCTCGGAATGACAAACAGAGAGCCTCCGTGTTCAATTGCCTTTAAGCCAGCGCCGCTTCGCGAGTCGCGCCTTTCAGCGCTTCCATGTTCTCGATCATGTACGACGCGAACTCGCTGGTCTTCACTTTTTTCGCGCCTTCCATCTGGCGCTCGAAGTCGTAGGTGACTTTCTTCTGTTTGATCGTCGCTTCGAGCGAGTCTTCAATCAGGCGCGCGGCTTCGTTCCAGCCGAGCAGCTCGAACATCATCACGCCGGAAAGAATCACCGAGCCCGGATTAATCACATCGAGATCCGCGTACTTCGGCGCCGTGCCGTGCGTGGCTTCGAAAACTGCGAAGCCGTCGCCAATGTTTCCGCCAGGAGCGATGCCGAGCCCTCCGACCTGCGCAGCGCAGGCGTCAGAGATGTAGTCGCCGTTCAGATTCGGCGTGGCCAGCACGCTGTACTCCTGTGGACGAATGATTACCTGCTGGAAGATCGAGTCAGCAATGCGGTCATTGATCATCAGCTTCTTCTTCCATTGACCGTTGCCGTGGCTTCGGTAAATGCGATCGAGCACGTCCTTCACTTCGGCGTACACGCCTTTGCGAAATTCTTCCGGAGCGAACTCCAAACCAGGCTCGACCTGCTGCGCATTCTGCTCGACGGTGATGTTCGGGTTCTTGTCTTTGTTGTCGAGAATCCAGCTCTCGCGCTCGGTCACGACGCGATCGCGAAATTCAGTTTGCGCGAGTTCGTATCCCCACTCGCGGAATGCGCCTTCAGTGAACTTCTGAATGTTGCCCTTATGGACAAGCGTCACAACCGGACGCCGATTGTCGAGCGCAAACTGAATGGCGCGACGGACAAGACGCTTAGTTCCTGTAATGGAAATCGGCTTGATGCCGACGCCGGAATCTTCGCGCACGCGCTTCTTGCCCCCGGCAAGCATTTCTTCGTTCAGGAACTTGATCAGCTTGCGCGCCCCATCGCTGCCTTCTTTCCACTCGATGCCGGCGTACACGTCTTCCGTGTTCTCGCGGAAGATCACCACGTTCAGCTTCTCGGGATGTTTGACCGGCGAGGGCACGCCGGAGTAATGCTTCACCGGACGAACGCAGGCATAGAGATCAAGCTCCTGTCGCATGGCAACGTTGAGCGAACGAATGCCGCCGCCAACGGGAGTTGTGAGAGGTCCCTTGATCGAAACGCGCAGGTCCTTCGCCGCTCGCAGCGAGTCTTCAGGAAACCAGTTGCGGAACTTCGAAAAAGCCTTCTCGCCGGCAAAGATCTCGTACCATGCAACTCGCCGTTTGCCGCCGTAAGCTTTTTCCACGGCGGCGTCAAAGACGCGTCGCGAGGCCTTCCAGATGTCGCGTCCGGTACCGTCACCTTCGATGTAGGGAATGATGGGATTGTCAGGAACCTGGTATTTGCCGTTCTCGTATCGAATGGAGGCGCCGTCAGAAGGGACAGGCACGCCGTTATACACCGCTGCCATGAGCAACTGCTCCTATGAAGATGGGAATGCGTAAGCCAAACTTTAAAAGTAACACTCGGGGTGGCGAGACGCAATGAAGGGCAGCAGCATACCTAGGGTGCGAATGGGTTGGTGACACGCAAACCCGAAAATCGCGCGAAATCATGGTCGTTGGTGATGAGTTCGGTGACACCGTGTTCGATGCAAAGCGATTCCCCTTGCGATTCCCGGTCAGCCTTCAGTCTTGGTCAAACGCATCCGATAATGAATTGCGATCCGAAATATCCACACCGGGCTGAAGTTCCCCCTTCCACGGACGCAGATTCAGGCGAAAAGGCTGCGACTCCTGTGGCGCAAGAGCACGACGCAATAAGTCAGTTATCAGGTCCTGAACACTCCGCCCTTCATCCGCAGCGATCTTCTTAATCTGCTTTAGAAGGGCGTCGTCCAGCACTAACGTGATTCTTGCCATTGGTTACCAATCGTGCAGCATGCGAAAGCAGACGTCAAACGCAAGAGTAGGGACATGCTTAGGCCGAAATGGAGCGCGAACGAGTTGTTGAACCCAGGCCCAACGGGCCGATACAAGCGGAGCCCAGCGGCGTGAGCCCTGGGGAAGAACGCGTTAACAATCGAGCCCTGAAAGGGCGACACCGAGACCACTCCCTAATCGAAAATGTATCGAGGATCATAATCCACGCCGGCTTTCTTCAACATAATCAAAAGCTCCTCCTTGAAGTCACGCCTTTTGTGGTGCTCTGCCTGATTCGCGATATATTTTTTCACCGCCGCAATCTGCGATGGGCTCACGCTGAAAGCTCCATATCCTGCCTGCCACGCAAAACCACGATGCTTCTCGCGCATCCAACGCGATGAGTTTGTCTTAAAGGTCTTCACAACATCTGCAACACTTTCCGTTGCCGGCAGCTCGAACAAGAGGTGCACGTGATCGCGCATTCCGCCGGCAATGATCAACACGATCTTTGTATTCTTTGCAATGCCGCCCATATAAGCCCAGAGGGTTTGAAGCTCGTTTTGAGGAATCAGGTTTTTCCGCTCCTTCGTACTGAAAATCACATGAATTGCGATCTTCACGAGTGATTGCGACACAGGTCATTTCTCCGGAAATGGGAATCAAAAATGGGACATTATACGCGGTATGAATGCCGCCCTTGCAGGGCTCTGTGTCGTTGATGACCCTAACCCAGGGCTTACGCCGCTGGGCTCCGCTTCTTTCGGCCCTTCGGGCCTGACATTGCAGGCTGCCCAGTATGTGGTTGTTGCGCGCGTCCGATGAGGTCAGTGTGCGTTCGCTGCGCTCCTGCGCGACAATATCCTTTGGAGGGCCTTCCATGCGAGAGATCACTCTGAACGTCAACGGCGCCGAGCATCGCGTCCCGGCCGCCGAAGACGAAATGCTGCTGTACGTCCTGCGCGATCGGCTGAATCTCACCGGCACAAAATATGGCTGCGGCGAAGGACAATGCGGCGCGTGCACTGTACTGATCGATGGACGTCCGACGCGCTCGTGCCAGATGCATGCCGCGGCGGTTTCAGGACGGAAGATCACCACGATTGAGGGCCTTGAGACCGATGGCAAGCTCCATCCGGTGCAGCAGGCATTCCTCGATGAAGAAGCCTTCCAGTGCTCGTACTGCACGCCGGGCATGATCTTGTCGGCCGTTGGCCTCCTCAAAGCGAATCCCAAGCCCAATGATGAGGAGATCGTTCGCGGCATGAACGGCAATATTTGCCGATGCGGAACGTATCCGCGGATTGTTGCGGCAATTCGCCGCGCTGCAGAAGCGGGAGGCGCGCAATGAGCTTTGACAGCGAACTCCTCCAGCAAAGTGTCGATCGCCTCACGCACAGCTTTACCGTGAATCGCCGCGAACTGCTCAAGCTATTCGGCGCCGGGCTCATGGTTTGCGCCGTCGACGCTCGCGCTCTGCAGGAATCAGGCGGTCGACGACGCAACGAAGAGGAAGAGCGCGTTCCGCACGACGTCGCCTCCTGGATTCACATTGCCGAAGA contains:
- a CDS encoding peptidylprolyl isomerase; the protein is MARQPGTYATFDTSMGKIVCRLFEKEAPNTVKNFIDLAEGKRDWRDNVSGKKGPGPLYNGTVFHRVIPNFMIQGGDPSGTGMGGPGYKFADETKGSPYKFDKPGKLAMANAGPNTNGSQFFITVAATDWLTGNHTIFGEVVEGQDVADAITKVKRNAQDRPAQDVKLNSVSIEKS
- the mdh gene encoding malate dehydrogenase — protein: MRKKVSIVGAGNVGATAAHWIASKELADVVLIDIVEGIPQGKGLDLLEAMPIEKRDSHVRGTNDYADTANSDIVVITAGIPRKPGMSRDDLLNTNYKIMQDVVGKVVANSPNAILIVVSNPLDAMAQAAFKISKFNRERVIGMAGVLDSARFRTFIAEELKVSVENVTAFVLGGHGDTMVPLARYSTVAGIPITELMDKATLDRLVQRTRDGGAEIVKYLKTGSAYYAPSAAATEMVETILKDKKKILPCAAYLQGEYGINGLFVGVPCKLGTRGLEQIIQIKLTSEEQAALKKSADAVQELVKVIGV
- a CDS encoding NADP-dependent isocitrate dehydrogenase yields the protein MAAVYNGVPVPSDGASIRYENGKYQVPDNPIIPYIEGDGTGRDIWKASRRVFDAAVEKAYGGKRRVAWYEIFAGEKAFSKFRNWFPEDSLRAAKDLRVSIKGPLTTPVGGGIRSLNVAMRQELDLYACVRPVKHYSGVPSPVKHPEKLNVVIFRENTEDVYAGIEWKEGSDGARKLIKFLNEEMLAGGKKRVREDSGVGIKPISITGTKRLVRRAIQFALDNRRPVVTLVHKGNIQKFTEGAFREWGYELAQTEFRDRVVTERESWILDNKDKNPNITVEQNAQQVEPGLEFAPEEFRKGVYAEVKDVLDRIYRSHGNGQWKKKLMINDRIADSIFQQVIIRPQEYSVLATPNLNGDYISDACAAQVGGLGIAPGGNIGDGFAVFEATHGTAPKYADLDVINPGSVILSGVMMFELLGWNEAARLIEDSLEATIKQKKVTYDFERQMEGAKKVKTSEFASYMIENMEALKGATREAALA
- a CDS encoding DUF6364 family protein; translated protein: MARITLVLDDALLKQIKKIAADEGRSVQDLITDLLRRALAPQESQPFRLNLRPWKGELQPGVDISDRNSLSDAFDQD
- the tnpA gene encoding IS200/IS605 family transposase, whose protein sequence is MSQSLVKIAIHVIFSTKERKNLIPQNELQTLWAYMGGIAKNTKIVLIIAGGMRDHVHLLFELPATESVADVVKTFKTNSSRWMREKHRGFAWQAGYGAFSVSPSQIAAVKKYIANQAEHHKRRDFKEELLIMLKKAGVDYDPRYIFD
- a CDS encoding (2Fe-2S)-binding protein, with protein sequence MREITLNVNGAEHRVPAAEDEMLLYVLRDRLNLTGTKYGCGEGQCGACTVLIDGRPTRSCQMHAAAVSGRKITTIEGLETDGKLHPVQQAFLDEEAFQCSYCTPGMILSAVGLLKANPKPNDEEIVRGMNGNICRCGTYPRIVAAIRRAAEAGGAQ